The following are encoded together in the Thunnus thynnus chromosome 15, fThuThy2.1, whole genome shotgun sequence genome:
- the LOC137198793 gene encoding myocyte-specific enhancer factor 2D homolog isoform X1, with the protein MGRKKIQIQRITDERNKQVTFTKRKFGLMKKAYELSVLCDCEIALIIFNHANKLFQYASTDMDKVLLKYTEYNEPHESRTNADIIETLRKKGFNGCDSPEPDGEDSIDQSPLNDDKYRKTTEDLDVLFKRYGQSTAPPQTFSMPITVQASNQSTLQFSNPGNALVTTSYVTSSSLTDTHLLSPQQPALQRNTVSPGLPQRPASAGALLGGDLNNSNGGCPSPVPNGYTSARASPGLLTVSNGNSLGKVVPAKSPPPPHSPQMVNSRKPDLRVITSQGGKSLMQMNAQRLAAGAQVAQTLTTPVVSVATPSLLAQGLPFSAMPTAYNTEYQLTSADITALHALASPGSLLPTSVSTWQQQQAVSQQPQQQQQQQQQQQTQQQQQQQQQQQQLNLASLSNLVMWGVDKQSSELSSQVSSLAANLSVGSPSNLLLGRDEWLGRPVTHLPQGAMLTVNTNSSVSIKSEPVSPGRDRSTPCPPPSSTTPSSTSGGAILTAPPQYPGSLLCLEPPTGRSPADSVSSNASSFEGSDRDDAGAAGAGGGGGGGGGNVAGATGNVGPASRSVPPDFSPSAELLRASNEPEQEGGNIKRMRLDAWVT; encoded by the exons GTGACATTCACAAAGCGAAAGTTTGGCTTGATGAAGAAGGCCTACGAGCTGAGTGTATTGTGTGACTGCGAGATCGCCCTGATCATCTTCAACCACGCAAACAAGCTGTTCCAGTATGCCAGTACTGACATGGACAAGGTCTTGCTCAAATATACAGAGTACAACGAGCCTCACGAGAGCCGGACCAATGCAGATATCATTGAG ACTTTGAGAAAGAAAGGCTTTAACGGTTGTGACAGTCCAGAGCCTGACGGCGAAGACTCCATTGACCAAAGTCCCCTAAATGACGACAAGTACCGTAAGACCACTGAGGACCTGGATGTTCTCTTCAAACGCTACGGA CAGTCCACAGCTCCGCCCCAGACGTTCTCCATGCCCATCACAGTCCAGGCATCCAATCAGAGCACACTGCAATTCAGTAACCCTGGCAACGCACTGGTAACTACCTCCTATGTAACATCATCGTCGCTCACGGATACCCACCTCCTGTCGCCACAGCAACCGGCCCTTCAGAGAAATACGGTGTCTCCGGGGTTGCCACAGCGACCAGCCAGTGCAG GTGCTCTTCTTGGAGGCGACCTGAATAATTCAAATGGAGGATGCCCAAGTCCAGTCC CTAATGGATACACCAGTGCCAGGGCCTCCCCAGGCCTCCTCACCGTTTCCAACGGCAACAGTCTGGGGAAAGTAGTTCCGGCCAAGTCTCCACCCCCACCTCACAGCCCCCAGATGGTCAACAGCCGCAAGCCAGACCTCCGAGTCATCACCTCACAGGGCGGAAAGAGCCTCATGCAGATG AACGCCCAGCGGCTGGCGGCCGGAGCCCAGGTGGCGCAAACCCTCACCACACCGGTGGTCTCTGTAGCCACGCCGAGCCTCCTGGCACAGGGGCTGCCCTTCTCCGCCATGCCAACAGCGTACAACACAG AGTACCAGCTGACGAGCGCAGACATCACTGCTTTACATGCTCTGGCGTCACCGGGCAGCTTGTTGCCAACCAGTGTGTCCacatggcaacagcagcaggctgtttcccagcaaccacagcaacaacagcagcagcaacaacaacagcaaacacaacaacaacaacagcagcagcagcaacaacaacaacttaatCTTGCATCACTCAGCAACTTGGT CATGTGGGGCGTGGACAAACAGAGCAGCGAGCTGTCTAGCCAAGTGTCCAGTCTGGCTGCCAATCTGAG TGTTGGCTCTCCGTCCAACCTGCTCTTGGGTAGAGATGAGTGGTTGGGCCG GCCTGTGACCCATTTACCTCAAGGCGCAATGCTGACCGTCAACACAAACTCCAGCGTGAGCATCAAATCGGAGCCCGTCTCGCCCGGCCGGGATCGCAGCACCCCTtgccctcctccttcttccacCACACCGTCCTCGACCTCAGGAGGGGCCATCCTGACCGCGCCACCGCAGTATCCCGGCTCCCTGCTGTGCCTGGAGCCCCCGACCGGCCGTTCCCCTGCGGACAGCGTAAGCAGCAACGCCAGCTCCTTTGAAGGCAGCGATCGGGATGACGCGGGCGCAGCTGGTGCTGGCGGTGGAGGCGGTGGCGGCGGAGGCAATGTTGCCGGTGCTACAGGAAACGTCGGCCCCGCCAGCCGGTCTGTGCCGCCTGACTTCAGCCCCTCAGCCGAGCTCCTCAGGGCGTCAAACGAACCAGAACAGGAAGGAGGCAACATCAAGCGCATGAGATTAGACGCTTGGGTCACATAG
- the LOC137198793 gene encoding myocyte-specific enhancer factor 2D homolog isoform X2, with protein sequence MGRKKIQIQRITDERNKQVTFTKRKFGLMKKAYELSVLCDCEIALIIFNHANKLFQYASTDMDKVLLKYTEYNEPHESRTNADIIETLRKKGFNGCDSPEPDGEDSIDQSPLNDDKYRKTTEDLDVLFKRYGQSTAPPQTFSMPITVQASNQSTLQFSNPGNALVTTSYVTSSSLTDTHLLSPQQPALQRNTVSPGLPQRPASAGALLGGDLNNSNGGCPSPVPNGYTSARASPGLLTVSNGNSLGKVVPAKSPPPPHSPQMVNSRKPDLRVITSQGGKSLMQMNAQRLAAGAQVAQTLTTPVVSVATPSLLAQGLPFSAMPTAYNTEYQLTSADITALHALASPGSLLPTSVSTWQQQQAVSQQPQQQQQQQQQQQTQQQQQQQQQQQQLNLASLSNLVMWGVDKQSSELSSQVSSLAANLRPVTHLPQGAMLTVNTNSSVSIKSEPVSPGRDRSTPCPPPSSTTPSSTSGGAILTAPPQYPGSLLCLEPPTGRSPADSVSSNASSFEGSDRDDAGAAGAGGGGGGGGGNVAGATGNVGPASRSVPPDFSPSAELLRASNEPEQEGGNIKRMRLDAWVT encoded by the exons GTGACATTCACAAAGCGAAAGTTTGGCTTGATGAAGAAGGCCTACGAGCTGAGTGTATTGTGTGACTGCGAGATCGCCCTGATCATCTTCAACCACGCAAACAAGCTGTTCCAGTATGCCAGTACTGACATGGACAAGGTCTTGCTCAAATATACAGAGTACAACGAGCCTCACGAGAGCCGGACCAATGCAGATATCATTGAG ACTTTGAGAAAGAAAGGCTTTAACGGTTGTGACAGTCCAGAGCCTGACGGCGAAGACTCCATTGACCAAAGTCCCCTAAATGACGACAAGTACCGTAAGACCACTGAGGACCTGGATGTTCTCTTCAAACGCTACGGA CAGTCCACAGCTCCGCCCCAGACGTTCTCCATGCCCATCACAGTCCAGGCATCCAATCAGAGCACACTGCAATTCAGTAACCCTGGCAACGCACTGGTAACTACCTCCTATGTAACATCATCGTCGCTCACGGATACCCACCTCCTGTCGCCACAGCAACCGGCCCTTCAGAGAAATACGGTGTCTCCGGGGTTGCCACAGCGACCAGCCAGTGCAG GTGCTCTTCTTGGAGGCGACCTGAATAATTCAAATGGAGGATGCCCAAGTCCAGTCC CTAATGGATACACCAGTGCCAGGGCCTCCCCAGGCCTCCTCACCGTTTCCAACGGCAACAGTCTGGGGAAAGTAGTTCCGGCCAAGTCTCCACCCCCACCTCACAGCCCCCAGATGGTCAACAGCCGCAAGCCAGACCTCCGAGTCATCACCTCACAGGGCGGAAAGAGCCTCATGCAGATG AACGCCCAGCGGCTGGCGGCCGGAGCCCAGGTGGCGCAAACCCTCACCACACCGGTGGTCTCTGTAGCCACGCCGAGCCTCCTGGCACAGGGGCTGCCCTTCTCCGCCATGCCAACAGCGTACAACACAG AGTACCAGCTGACGAGCGCAGACATCACTGCTTTACATGCTCTGGCGTCACCGGGCAGCTTGTTGCCAACCAGTGTGTCCacatggcaacagcagcaggctgtttcccagcaaccacagcaacaacagcagcagcaacaacaacagcaaacacaacaacaacaacagcagcagcagcaacaacaacaacttaatCTTGCATCACTCAGCAACTTGGT CATGTGGGGCGTGGACAAACAGAGCAGCGAGCTGTCTAGCCAAGTGTCCAGTCTGGCTGCCAATCTGAG GCCTGTGACCCATTTACCTCAAGGCGCAATGCTGACCGTCAACACAAACTCCAGCGTGAGCATCAAATCGGAGCCCGTCTCGCCCGGCCGGGATCGCAGCACCCCTtgccctcctccttcttccacCACACCGTCCTCGACCTCAGGAGGGGCCATCCTGACCGCGCCACCGCAGTATCCCGGCTCCCTGCTGTGCCTGGAGCCCCCGACCGGCCGTTCCCCTGCGGACAGCGTAAGCAGCAACGCCAGCTCCTTTGAAGGCAGCGATCGGGATGACGCGGGCGCAGCTGGTGCTGGCGGTGGAGGCGGTGGCGGCGGAGGCAATGTTGCCGGTGCTACAGGAAACGTCGGCCCCGCCAGCCGGTCTGTGCCGCCTGACTTCAGCCCCTCAGCCGAGCTCCTCAGGGCGTCAAACGAACCAGAACAGGAAGGAGGCAACATCAAGCGCATGAGATTAGACGCTTGGGTCACATAG
- the LOC137198793 gene encoding myocyte-specific enhancer factor 2D homolog isoform X3, with product MGRKKIQIQRITDERNKQVTFTKRKFGLMKKAYELSVLCDCEIALIIFNHANKLFQYASTDMDKVLLKYTEYNEPHESRTNADIIETLRKKGFNGCDSPEPDGEDSIDQSPLNDDKYRKTTEDLDVLFKRYGQSTAPPQTFSMPITVQASNQSTLQFSNPGNALVTTSYVTSSSLTDTHLLSPQQPALQRNTVSPGLPQRPASAGALLGGDLNNSNGGCPSPVPNGYTSARASPGLLTVSNGNSLGKVVPAKSPPPPHSPQMVNSRKPDLRVITSQGGKSLMQMNAQRLAAGAQVAQTLTTPVVSVATPSLLAQGLPFSAMPTAYNTEYQLTSADITALHALASPGSLLPTSVSTWQQQQAVSQQPQQQQQQQQQQQTQQQQQQQQQQQQLNLASLSNLVPVTHLPQGAMLTVNTNSSVSIKSEPVSPGRDRSTPCPPPSSTTPSSTSGGAILTAPPQYPGSLLCLEPPTGRSPADSVSSNASSFEGSDRDDAGAAGAGGGGGGGGGNVAGATGNVGPASRSVPPDFSPSAELLRASNEPEQEGGNIKRMRLDAWVT from the exons GTGACATTCACAAAGCGAAAGTTTGGCTTGATGAAGAAGGCCTACGAGCTGAGTGTATTGTGTGACTGCGAGATCGCCCTGATCATCTTCAACCACGCAAACAAGCTGTTCCAGTATGCCAGTACTGACATGGACAAGGTCTTGCTCAAATATACAGAGTACAACGAGCCTCACGAGAGCCGGACCAATGCAGATATCATTGAG ACTTTGAGAAAGAAAGGCTTTAACGGTTGTGACAGTCCAGAGCCTGACGGCGAAGACTCCATTGACCAAAGTCCCCTAAATGACGACAAGTACCGTAAGACCACTGAGGACCTGGATGTTCTCTTCAAACGCTACGGA CAGTCCACAGCTCCGCCCCAGACGTTCTCCATGCCCATCACAGTCCAGGCATCCAATCAGAGCACACTGCAATTCAGTAACCCTGGCAACGCACTGGTAACTACCTCCTATGTAACATCATCGTCGCTCACGGATACCCACCTCCTGTCGCCACAGCAACCGGCCCTTCAGAGAAATACGGTGTCTCCGGGGTTGCCACAGCGACCAGCCAGTGCAG GTGCTCTTCTTGGAGGCGACCTGAATAATTCAAATGGAGGATGCCCAAGTCCAGTCC CTAATGGATACACCAGTGCCAGGGCCTCCCCAGGCCTCCTCACCGTTTCCAACGGCAACAGTCTGGGGAAAGTAGTTCCGGCCAAGTCTCCACCCCCACCTCACAGCCCCCAGATGGTCAACAGCCGCAAGCCAGACCTCCGAGTCATCACCTCACAGGGCGGAAAGAGCCTCATGCAGATG AACGCCCAGCGGCTGGCGGCCGGAGCCCAGGTGGCGCAAACCCTCACCACACCGGTGGTCTCTGTAGCCACGCCGAGCCTCCTGGCACAGGGGCTGCCCTTCTCCGCCATGCCAACAGCGTACAACACAG AGTACCAGCTGACGAGCGCAGACATCACTGCTTTACATGCTCTGGCGTCACCGGGCAGCTTGTTGCCAACCAGTGTGTCCacatggcaacagcagcaggctgtttcccagcaaccacagcaacaacagcagcagcaacaacaacagcaaacacaacaacaacaacagcagcagcagcaacaacaacaacttaatCTTGCATCACTCAGCAACTTGGT GCCTGTGACCCATTTACCTCAAGGCGCAATGCTGACCGTCAACACAAACTCCAGCGTGAGCATCAAATCGGAGCCCGTCTCGCCCGGCCGGGATCGCAGCACCCCTtgccctcctccttcttccacCACACCGTCCTCGACCTCAGGAGGGGCCATCCTGACCGCGCCACCGCAGTATCCCGGCTCCCTGCTGTGCCTGGAGCCCCCGACCGGCCGTTCCCCTGCGGACAGCGTAAGCAGCAACGCCAGCTCCTTTGAAGGCAGCGATCGGGATGACGCGGGCGCAGCTGGTGCTGGCGGTGGAGGCGGTGGCGGCGGAGGCAATGTTGCCGGTGCTACAGGAAACGTCGGCCCCGCCAGCCGGTCTGTGCCGCCTGACTTCAGCCCCTCAGCCGAGCTCCTCAGGGCGTCAAACGAACCAGAACAGGAAGGAGGCAACATCAAGCGCATGAGATTAGACGCTTGGGTCACATAG